One Pseudonocardia abyssalis DNA segment encodes these proteins:
- a CDS encoding carbohydrate ABC transporter permease, giving the protein MTATLERPPVTPVPPPASRKRLRRNDTAGPLAYVLLGITALVFLVPFYYMIVAASRPMAEMNRTPPPLTPGPDLWSNVVKAIDSQDIGLALVNSTIVSGVITVSTVLLCTLAGFAFAKLRFRGRAALFGVALGTMMIPPSLGVVPLYALMANLGLAGELSSVILPSLVAAFGVFFMRQYLIQTLPDELLDAAKVDGATSLRTFWSIVLPVARPGMAVLAMLTFMTAWNDFFWPVITLNSSNPTVQVALNNLGSGYVPDTSVIMAGTLVGTLPVIVVFLLLGRQIVGGIIAGAVKG; this is encoded by the coding sequence GTGACCGCGACCCTGGAACGCCCGCCCGTCACCCCGGTGCCGCCCCCGGCGTCGCGGAAGCGGTTGCGCCGCAACGACACGGCGGGCCCCCTGGCCTACGTCCTGCTCGGGATCACCGCGCTGGTGTTCCTGGTGCCCTTCTACTACATGATCGTCGCGGCCAGCCGGCCGATGGCGGAGATGAACCGGACCCCGCCGCCGCTGACGCCGGGCCCGGACCTGTGGTCCAACGTCGTCAAGGCGATCGACTCGCAGGACATCGGGCTCGCGCTGGTCAACTCGACGATCGTGTCCGGCGTGATCACCGTGAGCACGGTGCTGCTGTGCACGCTGGCCGGGTTCGCGTTCGCCAAGCTGCGCTTCCGCGGGCGCGCGGCGCTGTTCGGGGTCGCGCTGGGCACGATGATGATCCCGCCCAGCCTCGGCGTCGTCCCGCTCTACGCGCTCATGGCGAACCTCGGGCTCGCCGGCGAGCTCAGCTCGGTGATCCTGCCGTCGCTCGTCGCCGCGTTCGGGGTGTTCTTCATGCGCCAGTACCTCATCCAGACGCTGCCCGACGAGCTGCTCGACGCGGCGAAGGTCGACGGAGCCACGTCGCTGCGCACGTTCTGGTCCATCGTCCTGCCCGTCGCCCGCCCGGGCATGGCGGTGCTCGCGATGCTCACGTTCATGACGGCCTGGAACGACTTCTTCTGGCCGGTCATCACGCTGAACTCGTCCAACCCCACCGTGCAGGTGGCGCTGAACAACCTCGGCAGCGGGTACGTCCCGGACACCTCGGTGATCATGGCGGGCACCCTCGTCGGGACGCTGCCGGTGATCGTGGTCTTCCTGCTGCTCGGCCGTCAGATCGTCGGCGGCATCATCGCCGGCGCCGTGAAGGGATGA
- the fdhD gene encoding formate dehydrogenase accessory sulfurtransferase FdhD, with protein sequence MGRLSIRRPVVRIGPDGARRELDTLAVEEPLELRVDGKPLSVTMRTPGHDVELAHGFLLTEGVLGSAADISTARYCDSFDDDGRNTYNVLDVALAPGVEPPDASIERNFYTTSSCGVCGKASLDAVRLKTRFSPAADPMTVSPALLSALPDRLRAAQKLFDSTGGLHAAGLFTTDGELLVAREDVGRHNAVDKVLGWALLDGRVPAAGTVLMVSGRASFELVQKAVMAGVPMLSAVSAPSSLAVELADDTGVTLVGFLRGETMNVYAGAQRIATG encoded by the coding sequence ATGGGCCGGCTCAGCATCCGTCGACCGGTGGTCCGGATCGGCCCGGACGGTGCGCGGCGCGAGCTCGACACCCTGGCCGTCGAGGAGCCCCTGGAGCTGCGTGTCGACGGCAAGCCGCTGTCGGTCACGATGCGCACGCCCGGCCACGACGTGGAGCTGGCCCACGGCTTCCTGCTGACCGAGGGCGTGCTCGGCAGCGCGGCCGACATCTCCACCGCGCGCTACTGCGACTCCTTCGACGACGACGGCCGCAACACCTACAACGTCCTCGACGTGGCGCTCGCCCCGGGCGTCGAGCCGCCGGACGCGAGCATCGAGCGCAACTTCTACACGACGTCGTCGTGCGGGGTGTGCGGCAAGGCGAGCCTCGACGCCGTCCGGCTCAAGACCCGCTTCTCCCCCGCCGCCGACCCGATGACGGTCTCCCCCGCCCTGCTCAGCGCCCTCCCCGACCGGCTGCGCGCGGCACAGAAACTGTTCGACTCCACCGGCGGCCTGCACGCCGCGGGCCTGTTCACCACCGACGGCGAGCTGCTCGTCGCGCGCGAGGACGTCGGCCGGCACAACGCCGTCGACAAGGTGCTCGGGTGGGCCCTGCTCGACGGGCGGGTCCCGGCGGCGGGCACGGTGCTGATGGTGTCCGGGCGGGCGTCGTTCGAGCTGGTGCAGAAGGCGGTCATGGCCGGGGTGCCGATGCTCTCGGCGGTCTCCGCGCCCAGCTCGCTCGCGGTCGAGCTGGCCGACGACACCGGCGTCACGCTCGTCGGATTCCTGCGCGGGGAGACCATGAACGTCTACGCGGGGGCGCAGCGGATCGCCACCGGCTGA
- the sufU gene encoding Fe-S cluster assembly sulfur transfer protein SufU, with product MQLEQMYQEIILDHYRTPHGAGLREPFDTESMQINPTCGDEITLRVRLDGDTVAEVSHETLGCSISQASASVLTDLVVGRSVGDSMKILQAFQEMAQGRGKVEPDEDVLGDGVAFAGVAKYPARVKCALLGWMAFKDAVIRVGDSKEATA from the coding sequence ATGCAGCTGGAGCAGATGTACCAGGAGATCATCCTGGACCACTACCGCACGCCGCACGGCGCCGGACTGCGCGAGCCGTTCGACACCGAGTCGATGCAGATCAACCCGACCTGCGGCGACGAGATCACGCTGCGCGTGCGGCTCGACGGCGACACGGTCGCCGAGGTCTCCCACGAGACCCTCGGCTGCTCGATCAGCCAGGCATCGGCGTCGGTGCTCACCGACCTCGTCGTCGGGCGGTCGGTCGGCGACTCGATGAAGATCCTCCAGGCGTTCCAGGAGATGGCGCAGGGACGCGGGAAGGTCGAGCCCGACGAGGACGTGCTCGGCGACGGCGTGGCGTTCGCCGGCGTCGCGAAGTACCCGGCGCGGGTCAAGTGTGCGCTGCTCGGGTGGATGGCGTTCAAGGACGCGGTCATCCGGGTCGGCGACTCCAAGGAGGCAACAGCATGA
- a CDS encoding GH1 family beta-glucosidase, whose amino-acid sequence MTTTHPATATHAAAATTPLTFPTGFLWGSATAAYQIEGAVAEGGRTPSIWDTYAHTPGRVSNGDTGDVAVDHYHRFRADVALMARLGLTSYRFSVSWSRITPQVTADGLGPVNAEGLAFYSDLVDELLAVGITPAVTLYHWDLPQALEDTGGWTARATAERFGEYAGVVAAALGDRVRLFITLNEPWCTAYLGYASGVHAPGRTEDAAALAAVHHLNLAHGLGAAAVRAAVPDARISISLNLVWVRPETDAAPDVDAARRVDGLQNRVFLDPLLRGSYPADVLADTAAVTDWGFVRPGDLATIAAGGVDVLGVNYYSPTVVRHWTRERPKEYADGHGDGAASPWIACEDVEFPFRPGRKTDMGWGIDPRGMTELLVRMAHEHPGLELLVTENGAAFPDVVGPDGRVADPDRREYLRTHIAAVHAAITAGAPVVGYCVWSLLDNFEWAWGYGKRFGIVHVDYATQERTVKDSALFYADVIRANAVQP is encoded by the coding sequence TTGACCACCACGCACCCAGCGACCGCCACACACGCAGCCGCGGCCACCACCCCGCTGACCTTCCCCACCGGGTTCCTGTGGGGCTCGGCCACCGCCGCCTACCAGATCGAGGGGGCCGTCGCCGAGGGCGGGCGCACGCCGTCGATCTGGGACACCTACGCCCACACCCCGGGCCGGGTGAGCAACGGCGACACCGGTGACGTCGCCGTCGACCACTACCACCGCTTCCGCGCCGACGTCGCACTCATGGCCCGGCTCGGGCTCACCTCGTACCGGTTCTCGGTGTCCTGGTCGCGGATCACCCCGCAGGTCACCGCCGACGGGCTCGGCCCGGTGAACGCCGAGGGGCTCGCGTTCTACTCCGACCTGGTCGACGAGCTGCTCGCCGTCGGGATCACCCCGGCCGTCACGCTGTACCACTGGGACCTCCCGCAGGCCCTGGAGGACACGGGCGGCTGGACGGCCCGCGCGACGGCGGAGCGGTTCGGCGAGTACGCCGGGGTCGTCGCCGCCGCGCTGGGTGACCGGGTGCGGCTGTTCATCACGCTCAACGAACCGTGGTGCACCGCCTACCTCGGCTACGCCAGCGGCGTGCACGCGCCGGGCCGCACCGAGGACGCCGCGGCGCTCGCCGCCGTGCACCACCTCAACCTGGCCCACGGTCTCGGCGCCGCCGCGGTCCGGGCGGCCGTCCCGGACGCGCGGATCTCGATCAGCCTCAACCTGGTGTGGGTGCGCCCTGAGACGGACGCGGCGCCCGACGTCGACGCCGCCCGGCGCGTCGACGGCCTGCAGAACCGCGTGTTCCTCGACCCGCTGCTGCGCGGCTCCTACCCCGCCGACGTACTCGCCGACACCGCCGCCGTCACGGACTGGGGGTTCGTGCGGCCGGGTGACCTCGCCACCATCGCAGCCGGGGGCGTCGACGTGCTGGGGGTGAACTACTACTCCCCCACCGTCGTGCGGCACTGGACCCGCGAGCGGCCCAAGGAGTACGCCGACGGCCACGGCGACGGGGCGGCGAGCCCGTGGATCGCGTGCGAGGACGTCGAGTTCCCGTTCCGCCCCGGCCGCAAGACCGACATGGGCTGGGGCATCGACCCCCGCGGCATGACCGAGCTGCTGGTGCGGATGGCGCACGAGCACCCGGGCCTGGAGCTGCTGGTCACCGAGAACGGGGCCGCGTTCCCCGACGTCGTGGGACCCGACGGCCGCGTCGCCGACCCGGACCGCCGCGAGTACCTGCGGACCCACATCGCCGCGGTGCACGCCGCGATCACCGCCGGTGCACCGGTCGTCGGGTACTGCGTGTGGTCGCTGCTCGACAACTTCGAGTGGGCGTGGGGGTACGGCAAGCGTTTCGGGATCGTGCACGTCGACTACGCCACCCAGGAGCGGACCGTGAAGGACAGCGCCCTGTTCTACGCCGACGTGATCCGGGCGAACGCGGTGCAGCCCTAG
- a CDS encoding ABC transporter substrate-binding protein has protein sequence MKNIRKTSTAALTTAVAGTLLLAACGGGGGSAPDDGTTVLTVGLFGTFGYEELGLFDRYEAEHPGITITYESTQGEDKYWPALQTRLASGSGVADVQGIEVARIADVVANQQDLWTDLRNTAAAPSIDGYVEWKEPAATTADGAVLGLGTDIGPMGICYRSDLLAQAGLPTDPAALSARLTSWDDYVALGTEYRAAAPAGSAWMDSAGGFYNAIISTEQEIYYDATGNLVHESNPAVRSAFDTAAAAGQAGLTARLEQFVDPGWDAGFASGSFATIACPSWMIGYIKGKAGDAGSGLWNVTTLPGGAGGNWGGAYLGIPASSEHVEEAAELIAWLTAPEQQAEVFASVGNFPSTTAAIAMVGDATDPWFNGAPIGQIFSDSSTNAPVQILGPEDGVIKSAMVQALLSVEANGVTPADAWNSALADVNNQVG, from the coding sequence GTGAAGAACATCCGCAAGACGTCCACCGCCGCACTCACCACCGCCGTGGCGGGCACGCTGCTGCTCGCCGCCTGCGGGGGCGGCGGCGGGTCCGCGCCCGACGACGGCACGACGGTGCTCACCGTCGGCCTCTTCGGCACGTTCGGCTACGAGGAGCTCGGGCTGTTCGACCGCTACGAGGCCGAGCACCCCGGCATCACGATCACCTACGAGTCCACGCAGGGCGAGGACAAGTACTGGCCCGCACTGCAGACCCGTCTCGCCTCGGGCAGCGGCGTCGCCGACGTCCAGGGCATCGAGGTCGCGCGCATCGCCGACGTCGTCGCCAACCAGCAGGACCTCTGGACCGACCTGCGCAACACCGCCGCGGCCCCGTCCATCGACGGCTACGTCGAGTGGAAGGAACCGGCGGCCACCACCGCCGACGGCGCCGTGCTCGGTCTCGGCACCGACATCGGCCCCATGGGCATCTGCTACCGCTCCGACCTGCTCGCCCAGGCCGGCCTGCCCACCGACCCGGCCGCCCTGTCGGCCCGCCTCACCAGCTGGGACGACTACGTCGCTCTCGGCACCGAGTACCGGGCCGCGGCCCCCGCGGGCAGCGCGTGGATGGACTCCGCGGGCGGGTTCTACAACGCGATCATCTCCACCGAGCAGGAGATCTACTACGACGCCACGGGCAACCTGGTGCACGAGTCCAACCCCGCCGTCCGCTCGGCGTTCGACACCGCCGCCGCGGCCGGCCAGGCCGGGCTCACCGCACGCCTGGAGCAGTTCGTCGACCCGGGCTGGGACGCCGGTTTCGCCTCCGGCAGCTTCGCGACCATCGCCTGCCCGTCCTGGATGATCGGCTACATCAAGGGCAAGGCCGGCGACGCGGGCTCCGGCCTGTGGAACGTCACGACGCTGCCCGGCGGCGCGGGTGGCAACTGGGGCGGCGCCTACCTGGGCATCCCCGCCTCCAGCGAGCACGTCGAGGAGGCCGCCGAGCTGATCGCCTGGCTCACCGCCCCCGAGCAGCAGGCCGAGGTGTTCGCCTCGGTCGGCAACTTCCCGTCGACCACGGCGGCGATCGCGATGGTCGGCGACGCCACCGACCCGTGGTTCAACGGAGCCCCCATCGGGCAGATCTTCTCCGACTCCTCCACCAACGCACCGGTGCAGATCCTCGGCCCGGAGGACGGTGTGATCAAGAGCGCGATGGTGCAGGCGCTGCTGTCGGTCGAGGCCAACGGGGTCACCCCCGCGGACGCCTGGAACTCCGCACTCGCCGACGTGAACAACCAGGTCGGCTGA
- a CDS encoding LLM class flavin-dependent oxidoreductase, which produces MALGAMLRREVLPEHTAAYARGVEDLGFDELWVVEDCFYAGGIAAGAVALAATERISVGLGVLPAVMRNPATTALEIAALARMFPGRVRPGIGHGVTSWMHQIGAFPSSQLAALQETTSAVRALLRGERVTVDGRHVHLDDVVLEFPPPVVPPVATGVRGPRSLRVSGRVADGTVLTELSVPAYVRWARERIDEGRAEAGRTDAHHVTVYAYAAPDRDAVRPLVADGVRSGGSSGQWGALTDELSALEDAAELPDAWLDELTISGDSARRSFDALRDAGADSVVLIPAAEDPVAALDQLAALRSTLT; this is translated from the coding sequence GTGGCGCTCGGGGCGATGCTGCGGCGGGAGGTGCTCCCGGAGCACACCGCCGCCTACGCGCGCGGGGTCGAGGACCTCGGCTTCGACGAGCTGTGGGTCGTCGAGGACTGCTTCTACGCGGGCGGGATCGCGGCGGGGGCGGTCGCCCTCGCCGCGACCGAGCGGATCTCCGTCGGGCTCGGCGTCCTGCCCGCGGTGATGCGCAACCCGGCCACGACCGCCCTGGAGATCGCCGCGCTCGCCCGGATGTTCCCCGGTCGAGTGCGACCGGGCATCGGGCACGGCGTCACGTCGTGGATGCACCAGATCGGCGCGTTCCCCTCGTCGCAGCTCGCGGCGCTGCAGGAGACGACCTCGGCGGTGCGGGCCCTGCTGCGCGGTGAGCGCGTCACCGTCGACGGCCGGCACGTGCACCTCGACGACGTCGTGCTGGAGTTCCCCCCGCCCGTCGTGCCGCCGGTGGCCACGGGGGTTCGGGGGCCGAGGTCGCTGCGCGTCTCGGGCCGGGTCGCCGACGGCACGGTGCTGACCGAGCTGTCGGTGCCGGCGTACGTGCGGTGGGCGCGGGAGCGGATCGACGAGGGCCGCGCGGAGGCGGGGCGCACCGACGCCCACCACGTCACGGTGTACGCCTACGCCGCGCCCGACCGCGACGCCGTGCGCCCGCTCGTCGCCGACGGGGTGCGCAGCGGCGGGTCGTCCGGGCAGTGGGGTGCGCTCACCGACGAGCTGTCGGCCCTCGAGGACGCCGCGGAGCTCCCCGACGCCTGGCTCGACGAGCTCACGATCTCCGGCGACTCCGCCCGCCGCTCGTTCGACGCCCTGCGCGACGCCGGAGCCGACTCGGTGGTGCTCATCCCCGCGGCGGAGGACCCGGTCGCGGCGCTGGACCAGCTCGCAGCCCTGCGCAGCACGCTGACCTGA
- a CDS encoding LacI family DNA-binding transcriptional regulator, which translates to MFDPFAQQGPDDADAVAWAATIEPGRAHAYEIDLWATSCVVAAGHRLRVEIASSCFPRWVRYPQTGEEAVRATAFAPARQEVFHHAARPSHVTLPIVPRSVRRRATCDDVRRTTEARPMAVRDGRGAPTLESVAARAGVSRATAGRVLSGSTTVGPEARDAVLAAAAELRYVTNRAARSLMTRRSDSIGFVVAESEDRFFADPYFSQVLHGAHGVVARHDMQLVFAVVSGDDVERQRFERFALGGHLDGAILVSLHGDDPLPHRLQDAGVPVVLSGRPFAHESRTPLTYVDADNVGGAMAAVRLLAQLGRRRIATITGPLDMAASVDRVDGFRAELAAHDIVDAGAADGDFSIAGGRRAMLDLFAADPAIDGVFAANDLMAAGALQAARELGRRVPEDLAVVGFDDSAIAASAQPALTTVRQPMVEMGRTLATLLLDQITHGGEPQAPVILPTEIVRRDSA; encoded by the coding sequence GTGTTCGACCCGTTCGCGCAGCAGGGACCCGACGACGCCGACGCCGTGGCCTGGGCCGCGACGATCGAGCCCGGCCGCGCGCACGCCTACGAGATCGACCTGTGGGCGACCTCCTGCGTGGTGGCTGCGGGGCACCGGCTGCGGGTGGAGATCGCATCCAGCTGCTTCCCGCGCTGGGTCCGCTACCCGCAGACCGGTGAGGAGGCGGTGCGCGCCACCGCGTTCGCGCCGGCCCGCCAGGAGGTGTTCCACCACGCCGCGCGGCCCTCGCACGTCACGCTGCCGATCGTCCCGCGGTCGGTCCGGCGCCGGGCCACCTGCGACGATGTGCGGCGGACGACGGAGGCGAGGCCGATGGCGGTGCGGGACGGGCGCGGGGCGCCCACACTGGAGTCGGTCGCGGCACGCGCGGGGGTCTCCCGGGCCACGGCCGGCCGCGTGCTGTCCGGGTCGACGACGGTCGGCCCCGAGGCCCGCGACGCGGTGCTCGCCGCGGCCGCCGAGCTGCGCTACGTCACCAACCGGGCGGCCCGCTCGCTGATGACGCGGCGCAGCGACTCGATCGGCTTCGTCGTCGCCGAGTCCGAGGACCGCTTCTTCGCCGACCCCTACTTCTCCCAGGTCCTGCACGGTGCGCACGGGGTCGTGGCGCGCCACGACATGCAGCTCGTGTTCGCCGTGGTCAGCGGCGACGACGTCGAGCGGCAGCGCTTCGAGCGGTTCGCGCTCGGCGGCCACCTCGACGGTGCGATCCTGGTCTCCCTGCACGGCGACGACCCGCTGCCGCACCGCCTGCAGGACGCCGGGGTGCCGGTCGTGCTGTCCGGGCGCCCGTTCGCCCACGAGTCGCGCACCCCGCTCACCTACGTCGACGCCGACAACGTGGGCGGGGCGATGGCCGCGGTGCGGCTGCTCGCGCAGCTGGGGCGCAGGCGGATCGCGACGATCACCGGCCCGCTCGACATGGCCGCGTCCGTCGACCGCGTCGACGGGTTCCGGGCGGAGCTCGCCGCGCACGACATCGTCGACGCCGGGGCGGCCGACGGCGACTTCAGCATCGCCGGGGGGCGGCGCGCGATGCTCGACCTGTTCGCCGCCGACCCCGCGATCGACGGCGTCTTCGCCGCGAACGACCTGATGGCGGCCGGGGCGCTGCAGGCCGCGCGCGAGCTGGGCCGTCGCGTGCCCGAGGATCTCGCGGTCGTCGGCTTCGACGACTCCGCGATCGCGGCGTCCGCGCAGCCCGCGCTCACGACGGTCCGCCAGCCGATGGTCGAGATGGGTCGCACCCTGGCCACGCTGCTGCTCGACCAGATCACCCACGGCGGCGAACCGCAGGCCCCCGTGATCCTGCCGACGGAGATCGTGCGCCGCGACTCCGCGTAG
- a CDS encoding metal-sulfur cluster assembly factor, translated as MSETTETTETTEPTEPTEDVVRGAAGMPEPPAAADTNPSVDDLEEAMRDVVDPELGINVVDLGLVYGIAATDGVATIDMTLTSAACPLTDVIEEQTRSALTGGGTGGLVNDIKINWVWMPPWGPEKITEDGREQLRALGFRV; from the coding sequence ATGAGTGAGACCACCGAGACCACCGAGACCACCGAGCCCACCGAGCCCACCGAGGACGTCGTCCGCGGCGCCGCCGGGATGCCCGAGCCGCCCGCGGCCGCCGACACGAACCCGTCTGTCGACGACCTCGAGGAGGCCATGCGCGACGTGGTCGACCCCGAGCTCGGGATCAACGTCGTCGACCTGGGCCTGGTGTACGGCATCGCGGCCACCGACGGCGTGGCCACGATCGACATGACGCTGACCAGTGCGGCCTGCCCGCTCACCGACGTCATCGAGGAGCAGACCCGCTCCGCGCTGACCGGGGGCGGCACCGGCGGCCTGGTGAACGACATCAAGATCAACTGGGTCTGGATGCCGCCGTGGGGCCCGGAGAAGATCACCGAGGACGGCCGCGAGCAGCTGCGGGCGCTCGGCTTCCGCGTCTGA
- a CDS encoding molybdopterin oxidoreductase family protein — protein sequence MRRRRPRHVRITEPMVRENGVLRPATWDEALDRAAAGFRGVAPEAFGLFSCSKATNEMNYTAQKFARVVMGSNNVDSCNRTUHAPSVVGLTATFGAGGGTSSYVEAEHADLLVLWGSNARETHPIFFHHVLQGLKNGARMYSVDPRRTSTAQWADAWLGLDVGTDIALANAIGREIIHAGLVNEAFVKRSTEHFEEYRATVEPYTLERAAEITGVDAALIKELAHAYARADRAQICWTLGITEHHNAADYVFALINLSLLTGHVGRYGSGLVPLRGQNNVQGGGDMGSIPAKLPGGYDVGDDVARARYEQAWGATLSVKPGMHLSQMFEAMETGQLKALYCIGENPAESEANATHSRHLLEGLDHLVVQDIFRTATADMADVVLPAAADWCEYEGTVTNSERRVQRVRKAIDPPGQARPDTHIICAVADRLGQNWGAPTAEQVWDELRSLSLNWHHGMSYERLDALGGLQWPCPTLDHPGTPLMHARLWESGEARGKAAPFTPVEHVPPVDTLTPEFPIRLTTVRVLDAYNSGVQTGGYASPLRRREALRMDAADGAALGIADGDLVRVTSRRGSVQAPVAFDPSLRPGLASFTPHFSEEVDVNVLTNDAWDPKSGTSEFKATAVRIERVAVTLPAAGS from the coding sequence ATGCGCCGCCGCCGTCCCCGTCACGTCCGGATCACCGAGCCCATGGTGCGCGAGAACGGCGTCCTGCGCCCCGCCACCTGGGACGAGGCCCTCGACCGCGCCGCCGCCGGGTTCCGCGGCGTGGCGCCCGAGGCGTTCGGCCTGTTCAGCTGCTCCAAGGCCACCAACGAGATGAACTACACCGCGCAGAAGTTCGCGCGGGTGGTCATGGGGTCCAACAACGTCGACTCCTGCAACCGCACTTGACACGCTCCCTCGGTCGTCGGTCTGACGGCCACGTTCGGAGCGGGTGGCGGCACCTCGTCCTACGTCGAGGCGGAGCACGCCGACCTGCTGGTCCTGTGGGGCTCCAACGCGCGTGAGACCCACCCGATCTTCTTCCACCACGTGCTGCAGGGGCTGAAGAACGGCGCCCGGATGTACTCGGTGGACCCGCGGCGCACGTCCACCGCGCAGTGGGCCGACGCGTGGCTGGGCCTCGACGTCGGCACCGACATCGCGCTGGCCAACGCGATCGGCCGGGAGATCATCCACGCCGGGCTGGTCAACGAGGCGTTCGTCAAGCGGTCCACGGAGCACTTCGAGGAGTACCGCGCCACGGTCGAGCCGTACACGCTGGAACGCGCGGCGGAGATCACCGGCGTCGACGCCGCGCTGATCAAGGAGCTGGCCCACGCCTACGCCAGGGCCGACCGCGCGCAGATCTGCTGGACCCTCGGCATCACCGAGCACCACAACGCCGCCGACTACGTCTTCGCGCTGATCAACCTGTCCCTGCTGACGGGTCACGTCGGGCGTTACGGCTCGGGGCTGGTGCCGTTGCGCGGGCAGAACAACGTGCAGGGCGGCGGCGACATGGGCTCGATCCCGGCCAAGCTGCCCGGTGGCTACGACGTCGGCGACGACGTCGCGCGCGCCCGCTACGAGCAGGCATGGGGCGCCACACTGTCGGTGAAGCCCGGCATGCACCTGTCGCAGATGTTCGAGGCGATGGAGACCGGTCAGCTGAAGGCCCTGTACTGCATCGGGGAGAACCCGGCGGAGTCCGAGGCCAACGCCACCCACTCCCGGCACCTGCTGGAGGGACTCGACCACCTCGTCGTCCAGGACATCTTCCGCACCGCCACCGCCGACATGGCCGACGTGGTGCTGCCCGCGGCGGCGGACTGGTGCGAGTACGAGGGCACGGTCACGAACTCGGAGCGGCGGGTGCAGCGCGTCCGGAAGGCGATCGACCCGCCCGGTCAGGCCCGCCCGGACACCCACATCATCTGCGCCGTCGCCGACCGGCTGGGGCAGAACTGGGGTGCGCCGACCGCCGAGCAGGTCTGGGACGAGCTGCGGTCGCTGTCGCTCAACTGGCACCACGGGATGTCCTACGAGCGGCTCGACGCGCTCGGCGGCCTGCAGTGGCCGTGCCCCACGCTCGACCACCCGGGCACGCCGCTGATGCACGCACGGCTGTGGGAGTCCGGCGAGGCGCGGGGGAAGGCGGCGCCGTTCACGCCGGTGGAGCACGTGCCGCCGGTCGACACGCTCACCCCCGAGTTCCCGATCCGGCTCACCACCGTCCGGGTCCTCGACGCCTACAACTCCGGGGTGCAGACCGGCGGGTACGCCTCTCCGCTGCGCCGCCGGGAGGCCCTGCGGATGGACGCCGCCGACGGTGCCGCCCTCGGCATCGCCGACGGCGACCTCGTGCGCGTCACGAGCAGGCGGGGATCGGTCCAGGCGCCGGTGGCGTTCGACCCGAGCCTGCGGCCCGGGCTGGCCAGCTTCACCCCGCACTTCTCCGAGGAGGTCGACGTCAACGTGCTGACGAACGACGCCTGGGACCCCAAGTCCGGGACCTCGGAGTTCAAGGCGACGGCGGTGCGCATCGAGCGGGTGGCGGTGACGCTCCCGGCGGCCGGCAGCTGA
- a CDS encoding carbohydrate ABC transporter permease: MPTTLRPAPGVRTPPRAGTPWRTRLFQVEERTAPYAYIAPFFLLFAAFGLFPLVYTAWISLHSYKLGSDMEWLGLDNYTWLLSNPEFYNALWKTVTIGVLSTVPQLAIALGLAHLLNYRMRGRTFFRVSMIMPYATSVAAAALVFAQLFGRDAGAVNWLLGIVGVDAVDWRNGDWTAQVAISVIVIWRWTGYNALIYLAGMQSISQDLYEAAALDGASRWQQFRHVTLPGLRPTILFTIVVSTIGASQLFGEPLIFGGGKPDGGALGQYQTLGLFMYQQGWTYGSLGRAATVAWVTFLLIIVLVLVNTRLAKRRASK; this comes from the coding sequence GTGCCGACCACTCTGCGTCCGGCTCCCGGGGTGCGCACGCCCCCGCGGGCCGGGACCCCGTGGCGCACCCGGCTCTTCCAGGTGGAGGAGCGCACCGCCCCCTACGCCTACATCGCGCCGTTCTTCCTGCTCTTCGCCGCGTTCGGGCTGTTCCCGCTGGTCTACACGGCGTGGATCAGCCTGCACTCCTACAAGCTCGGCTCCGACATGGAGTGGCTCGGCCTGGACAACTACACCTGGCTGCTGTCCAACCCGGAGTTCTACAACGCGCTGTGGAAGACCGTCACGATCGGCGTCCTGTCGACGGTGCCGCAGCTCGCCATCGCGTTGGGCCTCGCGCACCTGCTCAACTACCGGATGCGGGGCCGCACGTTCTTCCGCGTCTCGATGATCATGCCGTACGCCACCTCGGTGGCGGCCGCGGCGCTGGTGTTCGCCCAGCTGTTCGGCCGCGACGCGGGGGCCGTCAACTGGCTGCTCGGCATCGTCGGGGTCGACGCGGTCGACTGGCGCAACGGCGACTGGACGGCCCAGGTCGCCATCTCCGTCATCGTCATCTGGCGCTGGACCGGCTACAACGCGCTGATCTACCTGGCCGGCATGCAGTCGATCAGCCAGGACCTCTACGAGGCCGCCGCCCTGGACGGGGCGAGCCGCTGGCAGCAGTTCCGGCACGTCACGCTGCCCGGGCTGCGCCCGACGATCCTGTTCACGATCGTCGTCTCCACGATCGGCGCCAGCCAGCTCTTCGGCGAGCCGCTGATCTTCGGCGGCGGGAAACCCGACGGCGGCGCGCTCGGGCAGTACCAGACGCTCGGGCTGTTCATGTACCAGCAGGGCTGGACCTACGGCAGCCTCGGCCGCGCCGCCACCGTCGCCTGGGTGACGTTCCTGCTGATCATCGTGCTGGTCCTGGTGAACACCCGGCTGGCGAAGCGGAGGGCCTCGAAGTGA